In the Streptomyces formicae genome, one interval contains:
- the pepN gene encoding aminopeptidase N codes for MPGENLSRDEAHERAALLSVDGYEVFLDLRSAVGESGQEPRTFRSVTTIRFRSAEAGAATFADLIAPAVTAVSLNGKDLDPSEVFDGTRITLEDLAEENELVVDAQCAYSRTGEGMHRFVDPEDGEVYLYTQYEPADARRVFANFEQPDLKAPYRFAVQAPEGWTAWSNGVGELADGVWKFAETKPISTYITAVVAGPYHYVTDSYERVLEDGTRLEIPLGAMCRKGLAPHFDADDVFLVTKQGLDFFHDNFDYPYPFGKYDQAFVPEYNLGAMENPGLVTFREEFIFRGKVTTASYERRANVILHEMAHMWFGDLVTMRWWDDLWLKESFADFMGSFSMVEATRFTNGWITFANNRKAWAYRADQLPSTHPVTADIRDLEDAKLNFDGITYAKGASVLKQLVAYVGRDAFLEGARRYFKRHAYGNTVLGDLLSVLEETSGRDMASWSRSWLQTAGVNSLTPQVILNAEGRITELSVLQEAAESHPELRPHRVAVGLYRRAAGGDLERYARAEVDVEGPRTVVGELAGAEAPELVLVNDDDLTYCKIRFDENSLATLREHLGDITDPLARALCWSALWSLTRDGLMPTRDFVSLVLRFAGRESDIGVLQMLHAWTNSALTHYAAPDWREEGGRALAEGALRELRIAEPGSQHQLTWARFFATVASSDADLQLLTGLLDGTAKIDGLEVDQELRWAFLSPLAAHGAADEQVIAAELARDDTASGKRHQVRCLAARPSAAVKAQAWAAVVESDALSNALVEATIAGFAQPSQRELVAPYVGKYFDAIERVWAERSIQIGMDVVRGLFPNLVSDEATLAATDAWLTSHEASAPALRRLVLEARDDLARALRAQRCDEAAA; via the coding sequence ACCGCGGTCTCGCTCAACGGCAAGGACCTGGACCCCTCCGAGGTCTTCGACGGCACCAGGATCACGCTGGAGGACCTGGCCGAGGAGAACGAGCTGGTGGTGGACGCCCAGTGCGCCTACAGCCGCACCGGCGAGGGCATGCACCGCTTCGTCGACCCGGAGGACGGCGAGGTCTACCTCTACACGCAGTACGAGCCCGCCGACGCGCGCCGCGTCTTCGCCAACTTCGAGCAGCCCGACCTCAAGGCGCCATACCGCTTCGCGGTGCAGGCGCCCGAGGGCTGGACGGCGTGGTCCAACGGCGTCGGCGAACTGGCCGACGGCGTCTGGAAGTTCGCCGAGACCAAGCCCATCTCGACGTACATCACGGCGGTCGTGGCCGGTCCCTACCACTACGTGACCGACTCCTACGAGCGCGTCCTGGAGGACGGCACGCGCCTGGAGATCCCGCTCGGCGCGATGTGCCGCAAGGGCCTCGCCCCGCACTTCGACGCCGACGACGTCTTCCTGGTCACCAAGCAGGGCCTGGACTTCTTCCACGACAACTTCGACTACCCCTACCCCTTCGGGAAGTACGACCAGGCGTTCGTGCCGGAGTACAACCTCGGCGCGATGGAGAACCCGGGCCTGGTGACCTTCCGCGAGGAGTTCATCTTCCGCGGCAAGGTGACCACCGCGTCGTACGAGCGCCGGGCCAACGTGATCCTGCACGAGATGGCCCACATGTGGTTCGGCGACCTCGTCACCATGCGCTGGTGGGACGACCTGTGGCTCAAGGAGTCCTTCGCCGACTTCATGGGTTCCTTCTCGATGGTCGAGGCGACCCGCTTCACCAACGGCTGGATCACCTTCGCCAACAACCGCAAAGCGTGGGCCTACCGCGCCGACCAGCTGCCCTCCACGCACCCGGTCACGGCCGACATCCGCGACCTGGAGGACGCCAAGCTCAACTTCGACGGGATCACGTACGCCAAGGGCGCGTCCGTCCTCAAGCAGCTCGTCGCGTACGTGGGACGTGACGCGTTCCTGGAGGGCGCCCGGCGCTACTTCAAGCGGCACGCGTACGGCAACACCGTCCTCGGCGACCTGCTCTCGGTCCTGGAGGAGACCTCCGGGCGCGACATGGCCTCCTGGTCCCGCTCCTGGCTCCAGACGGCGGGCGTCAACTCCCTGACCCCGCAGGTCATCCTGAACGCGGAGGGCCGGATCACCGAGCTCTCCGTGCTCCAGGAGGCCGCCGAGTCGCACCCCGAACTGCGGCCGCACCGCGTCGCGGTGGGCCTCTACCGCCGCGCGGCGGGCGGCGACCTGGAGCGGTACGCCCGCGCCGAGGTCGACGTCGAGGGCCCGCGCACCGTGGTGGGCGAGCTGGCGGGCGCGGAGGCTCCCGAGCTGGTCCTGGTCAACGACGACGACCTGACCTACTGCAAGATCCGCTTCGACGAGAACTCGCTCGCCACGCTGCGCGAGCACCTCGGCGACATCACGGACCCGCTGGCCCGCGCCCTGTGCTGGTCCGCGCTGTGGAGCCTCACGCGCGACGGTCTGATGCCCACGCGGGACTTCGTCTCCCTCGTGCTGCGCTTCGCCGGGCGCGAGAGCGACATCGGCGTCCTGCAGATGCTGCACGCGTGGACCAACTCCGCCCTCACGCACTACGCGGCGCCCGACTGGCGCGAGGAGGGCGGGCGCGCGCTCGCCGAGGGGGCGCTGCGGGAGCTGCGGATCGCCGAGCCCGGCAGCCAGCACCAGCTGACGTGGGCGCGCTTCTTCGCCACCGTGGCGTCCTCCGACGCCGATCTCCAGCTGCTCACGGGCCTGCTGGACGGCACGGCCAAGATCGACGGCCTGGAGGTCGACCAGGAGCTGCGCTGGGCGTTCCTGAGCCCGCTGGCCGCGCACGGCGCCGCCGACGAGCAGGTCATCGCCGCCGAACTGGCGCGTGACGACACGGCGTCGGGCAAGCGGCACCAGGTGCGGTGCCTGGCCGCGCGGCCCTCCGCGGCGGTCAAGGCGCAGGCGTGGGCCGCCGTCGTGGAGTCGGACGCGCTCTCCAACGCGCTGGTCGAGGCGACGATCGCCGGGTTCGCCCAGCCCTCGCAGCGGGAGCTCGTGGCGCCCTACGTGGGCAAGTACTTCGACGCCATCGAGCGGGTCTGGGCCGAGCGGTCCATCCAGATCGGCATGGACGTGGTGCGGGGCCTCTTCCCGAACCTGGTCAGCGACGAGGCGACGCTCGCGGCGACGGACGCGTGGCTCACCTCCCACGAGGCGTCGGCGCCCGCCCTGCGCCGTCTCGTCCTCGAAGCGCGGGACGATCTGGCGCGGGCGCTGCGGGCGCAGCGCTGCGACGAGGCCGCCGCCTAG
- a CDS encoding serine hydrolase domain-containing protein: MTPSRGLTGAATALTVALAAGALAAPASAAPRPDRHEATRRALDGIVAEGVPGVTAQVRDKYGSWNTASGVGDLRRGTPRGRHDRFRVGSITKTFVATVLLQLQAEGRIDLDDTVGKWLPGVVEGNGHDGDAITVRQVLNQTSGIADYSRVDAFARKVFSKEFFQHRYDTWTPEQLVKLAMSKERAFVPGSDWGYSNTNYIVAGMIIKKVTGNEYGDEIRWRVIEPLHLNATIAPGTRATMPRPSSRAYGKLPMDPEAKVYDVTELNPSFAGSAGEIISDSDDLNRFYSALLGGRLLPEEQLAEMKHTVSRGDRGGEYGLGLIKLELDCKTVVWGHDGDLHGSSNLAMTTEDGRHSLALNMNGDWTGDADPVVDAEFCGT, encoded by the coding sequence ATGACGCCGAGCAGAGGACTGACGGGCGCCGCGACGGCGCTGACCGTGGCGCTGGCGGCGGGCGCGCTCGCGGCCCCCGCGTCCGCCGCGCCGCGGCCGGACCGTCATGAGGCGACCCGGCGGGCGCTCGACGGCATCGTCGCGGAGGGCGTGCCCGGCGTGACCGCCCAGGTGCGCGACAAGTACGGCTCCTGGAACACCGCTTCGGGCGTCGGCGACCTGAGACGGGGCACCCCGCGGGGCAGACACGACCGCTTCCGCGTCGGGAGCATCACCAAGACGTTCGTGGCGACCGTGCTCCTCCAGTTGCAGGCGGAGGGCCGGATCGACCTGGACGACACGGTGGGCAAGTGGCTGCCGGGCGTCGTCGAGGGGAACGGACACGACGGGGACGCGATCACGGTCCGCCAGGTCCTCAACCAGACCAGCGGGATCGCCGACTACTCCCGGGTCGACGCGTTCGCCCGCAAGGTGTTCAGCAAGGAGTTCTTCCAGCACCGCTACGACACCTGGACGCCCGAGCAGTTGGTGAAGCTCGCCATGAGCAAGGAGCGGGCCTTCGTGCCCGGGTCGGACTGGGGCTACTCCAACACCAACTACATCGTGGCCGGGATGATCATCAAGAAGGTGACGGGGAACGAGTACGGCGACGAGATCAGGTGGCGCGTCATCGAACCGCTCCACCTGAACGCCACCATCGCCCCCGGCACCCGCGCGACCATGCCGCGCCCCAGCTCCCGCGCCTACGGCAAGCTCCCCATGGACCCGGAGGCCAAGGTGTACGACGTGACGGAGCTGAACCCGTCCTTCGCCGGCTCGGCGGGCGAGATCATCTCCGACTCCGACGACCTGAACCGCTTCTACTCGGCGCTGCTCGGCGGCAGGCTGCTGCCCGAGGAGCAGCTCGCCGAGATGAAGCACACGGTGTCCCGGGGTGATCGCGGCGGTGAGTACGGGCTCGGCCTCATCAAGCTGGAGCTGGACTGCAAGACGGTGGTCTGGGGCCACGACGGCGATCTGCACGGCTCATCGAACCTGGCGATGACGACCGAGGACGGCCGCCACTCGCTGGCACTCAACATGAACGGCGACTGGACGGGCGACGCCGACCCCGTGGTGGACGCGGAGTTCTGCGGCACGTAG
- a CDS encoding serine hydrolase domain-containing protein, with protein MSVRRDRVRRGRVLGAAALLSTVTAMTAGALAAPASAAPGHDRHEATRRALDGIVAEGVPGVTAQARDKYGTWDAASGVGDLKRGTPRGKHDRFRVGSITKTFVATVLLQLQAEGRIDLDDTVGKWLPGVVEGNGHDGDAITVRQILNHTSGIFDYSTDEEFSRKVFGKEFFQHRYDTWTPEQLVNLAMRHKPDFAPGTDWKYSNTNYIVAGMIIKKVTGNAYGDEIKRRVIDPLHLNATTVPGTRATMPRPSSRAYGKLPLDPEAKVYDVTELNPSMGGSAGEIISDSDDLNRFYSALLGGRLLPKAELTEMKTVVPVGGRGGGYGLGISEMQLPCKGKVWGHDGGIHGSSSLALTTPDGRHSLALNMNGDWAGDLDPVVTAEFCGAEKKA; from the coding sequence ATGTCAGTGCGGAGGGATCGTGTGCGAAGGGGTCGTGTGCTGGGGGCGGCGGCGCTGTTGAGCACGGTGACGGCGATGACGGCGGGGGCGCTCGCCGCCCCGGCGTCCGCCGCGCCGGGGCATGACCGTCATGAGGCGACCCGGCGGGCGCTCGACGGCATCGTCGCGGAGGGCGTGCCCGGGGTGACGGCTCAGGCGCGCGACAAGTACGGCACCTGGGATGCGGCTTCGGGCGTCGGCGACCTGAAACGGGGCACGCCGCGGGGCAAGCACGACCGCTTCCGGGTCGGGAGCATCACCAAGACGTTCGTGGCGACCGTGCTGCTCCAGTTGCAGGCGGAGGGGCGGATCGACCTGGACGACACGGTGGGCAAGTGGCTGCCCGGTGTCGTCGAGGGGAACGGGCACGACGGGGACGCGATCACGGTCCGCCAGATCCTGAACCACACCAGCGGCATCTTCGACTACTCCACCGACGAGGAGTTCTCGCGGAAGGTGTTCGGCAAGGAGTTCTTCCAGCACCGCTACGACACCTGGACGCCCGAGCAGTTGGTGAACCTCGCCATGCGCCACAAGCCCGACTTCGCGCCGGGCACGGACTGGAAGTACTCCAACACCAACTACATCGTCGCCGGGATGATCATCAAGAAGGTGACGGGCAACGCGTACGGCGACGAGATCAAGCGGCGCGTCATCGACCCCCTCCACCTGAACGCCACCACGGTCCCCGGCACCCGCGCGACCATGCCGCGCCCCAGCTCCCGCGCCTACGGCAAGCTCCCGTTGGACCCGGAGGCCAAGGTGTACGACGTGACGGAGCTGAACCCGTCCATGGGGGGCTCGGCGGGTGAGATCATCTCCGACTCCGACGATCTGAACCGCTTCTACTCGGCGCTGCTCGGCGGCAGGCTGCTGCCCAAGGCGGAGCTCACCGAGATGAAGACGGTGGTTCCCGTGGGCGGGAGGGGCGGCGGCTACGGGCTCGGCATCTCCGAGATGCAGCTGCCCTGCAAGGGGAAGGTCTGGGGCCACGACGGCGGCATCCACGGCTCGTCGTCCCTGGCGCTGACGACCCCGGACGGCCGCCACTCACTGGCACTCAACATGAACGGCGACTGGGCCGGTGACCTCGATCCCGTGGTGACGGCCGAGTTCTGTGGAGCGGAGAAGAAGGCATGA
- a CDS encoding TIGR03767 family metallophosphoesterase: MPRTRSVATATAKVVAGTTAATADVASAVAGATARLDRRAFLAAAGAVTLSAGVGYALGPGAGSGNAAPAGHATVPRSRQAPAAPLAPYRGGTTLLTAAAARGASGYRRLGEGPAWGRVVRGDLAAAKPGREGRRTALAAFVQFTDLHLVDVQHPLRYEYLRAQTASAWRPQESLSVAGAVSLVERVNSLRGAPATGAPLHCVVTTGDNTDNNSRGELDWFLKVMSGGRITPNTGDPRHYEGVQDSGLTLYWHPDDALRDADKRLGFPRLHGFLDAAIREVNSPGLGLPWYSTVGNHDALPGGCWAPADSYFTEFAVGGRKLMALDEQRGAALWKAVKKGRDPKGDHFKELLRSESRRMRNVTPDASRAPFTPAEYIRAHLDPAHKGRGPVGHGYTQENLASATQYYSFRISDDVLGISLDTTDPGGHYEGSLGTAQLRWLERELAANERRAGGPSYVVVLSHHTSRTMRNLRHDPARPGEARHGGDEILALLGRHRSVLAWVNGHSHKNAITPHRTAHGSFWEVSTASHIDFPQLARVVEISDNHDGTVSLFTTLIESAAPHRTDFADLSQTGLAALYRELSFNAPGAKPALGGEAGDRNTELILKKG, from the coding sequence ATGCCGCGCACACGCTCTGTCGCCACCGCAACCGCCAAGGTCGTAGCAGGTACCACCGCCGCGACGGCCGACGTCGCCTCCGCCGTGGCCGGCGCCACGGCGCGACTCGACCGCCGTGCCTTCCTGGCCGCCGCCGGAGCGGTCACCCTCTCCGCCGGGGTCGGCTACGCGCTGGGCCCCGGCGCGGGCTCGGGCAACGCCGCACCCGCCGGGCACGCCACCGTGCCGCGCTCCCGGCAGGCGCCTGCGGCGCCCCTCGCGCCCTACCGGGGCGGCACCACCCTGCTCACCGCGGCCGCGGCGCGCGGCGCCTCCGGCTACCGGCGGCTCGGCGAAGGGCCCGCCTGGGGCCGCGTGGTCCGCGGCGACCTGGCGGCGGCGAAGCCGGGGCGCGAGGGGCGCAGGACCGCGCTCGCCGCGTTCGTCCAGTTCACCGATCTGCACCTGGTCGACGTCCAGCACCCGCTGCGCTACGAGTACTTGCGCGCGCAGACCGCGAGCGCCTGGCGTCCGCAGGAGTCCCTCTCGGTGGCCGGTGCCGTCTCCCTCGTCGAGCGCGTCAACTCGCTGCGCGGCGCGCCCGCCACCGGCGCGCCCCTGCACTGCGTCGTCACCACCGGCGACAACACCGACAACAACTCCCGCGGCGAACTCGACTGGTTCCTCAAGGTGATGAGCGGCGGCCGCATCACGCCCAACACGGGTGACCCGCGCCATTACGAGGGCGTCCAGGACAGCGGGCTCACGCTCTACTGGCACCCGGACGACGCCCTGCGCGACGCCGACAAGCGCCTCGGCTTCCCGCGCCTGCACGGCTTCCTGGACGCCGCGATCCGCGAGGTCAACAGCCCCGGCCTCGGCCTCCCCTGGTACTCCACGGTCGGCAACCACGACGCGCTGCCCGGCGGCTGCTGGGCGCCCGCAGACTCCTACTTCACCGAATTCGCCGTCGGTGGACGGAAGTTGATGGCACTGGACGAACAGCGCGGTGCCGCCCTGTGGAAGGCCGTCAAGAAGGGCCGCGACCCCAAGGGCGATCACTTCAAGGAACTGCTCAGGAGCGAGTCGCGGCGCATGCGGAACGTCACGCCCGACGCATCGCGGGCGCCCTTCACCCCGGCCGAGTACATACGGGCGCACCTGGACCCGGCCCACAAGGGCCGGGGCCCCGTCGGCCACGGCTACACGCAGGAGAACCTGGCGTCCGCCACCCAGTACTACTCCTTCCGCATCAGCGACGACGTGCTCGGCATCAGCCTGGACACCACCGACCCCGGCGGCCACTACGAGGGCTCGCTCGGGACCGCCCAACTGCGCTGGCTGGAAAGGGAACTGGCCGCCAACGAGCGGCGTGCGGGCGGTCCCTCGTACGTCGTCGTCCTCAGTCACCACACCAGCAGGACCATGCGGAACCTGCGGCACGACCCCGCACGGCCCGGCGAGGCCCGGCACGGCGGCGACGAGATCCTCGCACTTCTCGGCCGCCACCGATCAGTTCTGGCCTGGGTCAACGGCCACAGCCACAAGAACGCCATCACGCCGCACCGGACCGCGCACGGCTCCTTCTGGGAGGTCTCCACGGCGTCGCACATCGACTTCCCGCAGCTCGCGCGGGTGGTGGAGATCAGCGACAACCACGACGGCACGGTCTCCCTCTTCACCACGCTCATCGAATCCGCCGCCCCGCACCGCACGGACTTCGCCGACCTCTCCCAGACCGGCCTGGCCGCGCTCTACCGCGAGCTCTCCTTCAACGCCCCTGGTGCGAAGCCCGCGTTGGGCGGCGAGGCGGGGGACAGGAACACGGAACTCATCCTCAAGAAGGGCTGA
- a CDS encoding NUDIX hydrolase → MQKELRVAAYAVCVRDDHVLLARWVAGDGSKRWTLPGGGMDHGEDPYDTVIREVDEETGYAVEPLTLLGIDSLRRRYPRRLGAVADFHGLRIVYEGRITGGALRHETDGSTDLAAWHPLESVPDLDRVGLVDIGLALWRARPADGHGTRTADPGR, encoded by the coding sequence GTGCAGAAAGAGCTGAGGGTGGCGGCCTACGCCGTATGCGTACGGGACGACCACGTGCTGCTCGCCCGCTGGGTGGCGGGCGACGGCAGCAAGCGGTGGACGCTGCCCGGCGGCGGCATGGACCACGGCGAGGATCCCTACGACACCGTGATCCGCGAGGTCGACGAGGAGACCGGCTACGCGGTCGAGCCGCTCACGCTCCTCGGCATCGACTCCCTGCGCCGCCGCTACCCCCGCAGGCTCGGCGCCGTCGCCGACTTCCACGGCCTGCGCATCGTGTACGAGGGCCGGATCACCGGCGGCGCACTGCGCCACGAGACGGACGGGTCCACGGACCTGGCCGCCTGGCACCCCCTGGAGTCCGTACCGGACCTCGACCGCGTCGGACTCGTCGACATCGGCCTCGCCCTGTGGCGCGCACGCCCCGCCGACGGGCACGGGACCCGCACCGCGGACCCCGGCCGCTGA
- a CDS encoding pyridoxamine 5'-phosphate oxidase family protein: MSSHAVQSPYHQGSRALQKKVGVTDLADHVGRSIGQGIRPVAGAFLELQPMLVIGAPASSGAVHASLLTGAPGFVRATGPRQVSVAASPPATDPLAEVLTHDSTPLGTIALDPRTRRRMRLNGRARPTPRGLAIEADQVFSNCPKYIQKRELYDGRRPEGPGEPRRGTALTDGQRAFVTAADTFFLATVHARGADASHRGGNPGFVRVTSPYALEWDDFPGNAMFLSLGNLAENPRAGLLFLDWTTGTTLQLTGTAETSHAPDATRTVHFTLTEAIETPHASPWRWSAPEYSPANPQVIPPNPSGAPSVGMCRKS, from the coding sequence ATGTCCTCGCACGCAGTGCAGTCCCCCTACCACCAGGGCTCCCGCGCCCTTCAGAAGAAGGTCGGCGTAACGGACCTCGCCGACCATGTGGGCCGCTCCATAGGCCAGGGCATCCGCCCGGTAGCGGGCGCCTTCCTGGAGCTCCAGCCCATGCTGGTGATAGGCGCCCCCGCCAGCTCCGGCGCCGTCCACGCCTCACTGCTGACCGGCGCCCCCGGCTTCGTACGGGCCACAGGGCCCCGGCAGGTCTCGGTGGCGGCCTCTCCACCCGCCACCGACCCCCTCGCCGAGGTCCTGACCCACGACAGCACGCCCCTGGGCACCATCGCACTCGACCCGCGCACGCGACGCCGCATGCGCCTCAACGGCCGCGCGAGGCCCACGCCCCGCGGTCTCGCGATCGAGGCCGACCAGGTGTTCTCCAACTGCCCCAAGTACATCCAGAAGCGGGAGCTGTACGACGGGCGGCGGCCGGAAGGTCCCGGCGAGCCCCGGCGCGGCACGGCGCTCACGGACGGGCAGCGCGCCTTCGTGACCGCCGCGGACACCTTCTTCCTCGCCACGGTCCACGCGCGCGGCGCCGACGCCAGCCACCGCGGCGGCAACCCCGGCTTCGTCCGCGTCACCTCGCCGTACGCACTGGAATGGGACGACTTCCCGGGCAACGCGATGTTCCTCTCCCTGGGCAACCTCGCCGAGAACCCCCGGGCGGGCCTCCTCTTCCTCGACTGGACCACAGGCACCACGCTCCAGCTCACCGGCACGGCCGAGACGAGCCACGCCCCCGACGCCACCCGCACGGTCCACTTCACGCTCACCGAAGCGATCGAGACCCCGCACGCGAGCCCATGGCGCTGGTCGGCACCGGAGTACTCGCCCGCGAACCCGCAGGTTATCCCCCCAAACCCCAGCGGAGCGCCTAGCGTCGGCATGTGCAGAAAGAGCTGA
- a CDS encoding VOC family protein, producing the protein MTTSTAPRTGHIGLNVTDLEHSLAFYRDVLGYGVLGEGKEEGRRFAFLGEEGARPVLTLWQQADAAFAGGNAGLHHLAIEVDTIERVREYESALRAYGVEFAYEGVVPHGEGATSGGIFFHDPDGTRLEIYAPSGAESGAAPIESAPTCGFF; encoded by the coding sequence ATGACCACGTCCACCGCTCCGCGCACCGGCCACATCGGCCTCAACGTCACCGACCTGGAGCACTCGCTCGCCTTCTACCGGGACGTCCTCGGCTACGGCGTACTCGGCGAGGGCAAGGAGGAAGGCCGCCGCTTCGCCTTCCTCGGGGAGGAGGGCGCCCGCCCCGTCCTCACGCTCTGGCAGCAGGCGGACGCGGCGTTCGCCGGGGGCAACGCGGGCCTGCACCACCTCGCGATCGAGGTCGACACCATCGAGCGCGTCAGGGAGTACGAGAGCGCGCTGCGGGCGTACGGCGTGGAGTTCGCGTACGAGGGGGTCGTGCCGCACGGCGAGGGCGCGACGTCCGGCGGAATCTTCTTCCACGACCCGGACGGCACGCGCTTGGAGATCTACGCTCCGTCCGGTGCGGAGTCGGGTGCGGCGCCGATCGAGTCGGCCCCCACCTGCGGCTTCTTCTAG
- a CDS encoding CGNR zinc finger domain-containing protein, translating to MPHDPRPLTGEPLSLDLLNTVWMRDGERQDLLTGTEGLTGTEGLAVWLAANGLDERFAADGPTLEHVLRARDALASAVDSPGDPAGAARVDEVLAHGRIRARLTGEGPGEEPEFADPAWGAAWLAARDYLRLLAAAPDRIRGCAHEACVLHFFDTSRNGTRRWCSMAACGNRAKASRHYARSRET from the coding sequence ATGCCGCACGACCCCCGCCCCCTCACCGGCGAGCCGCTCTCCCTCGATCTGCTCAACACCGTCTGGATGCGCGACGGCGAGCGCCAGGACCTGCTCACGGGCACCGAGGGGCTCACCGGCACCGAGGGGCTCGCGGTCTGGCTCGCGGCGAACGGGCTCGACGAGCGGTTCGCCGCCGACGGGCCGACGCTCGAACACGTCCTGCGCGCCCGCGACGCGCTCGCCTCCGCCGTGGACTCCCCCGGCGACCCGGCGGGCGCCGCCCGCGTCGACGAGGTCCTCGCGCACGGCCGCATCCGCGCGCGCCTCACCGGCGAAGGCCCCGGCGAGGAGCCCGAGTTCGCGGACCCGGCGTGGGGCGCCGCCTGGCTCGCGGCCCGTGACTACCTGCGGCTGCTCGCCGCCGCGCCCGACCGGATCCGCGGCTGCGCCCACGAGGCGTGCGTGCTGCACTTCTTCGACACCTCGCGCAACGGCACCCGGCGCTGGTGCTCGATGGCCGCCTGTGGCAACCGCGCGAAGGCGTCGCGGCACTACGCGCGCTCGCGCGAGACGTGA